CCTGCCCATCGGCGGCGTGAAGGAAAAAGTCCTCGCCGCAAAACGAGCCGGCATCAGTGTCATCGTCCTGCCCGAGCGAAATCACAAGGACCTTGTGGACGTCCCGGCCGACGCCCAGAAGGATCTCAAGTTCGTCTTCGTCAAGACCGTCGACGACGTGCTCAAAGCCGCCATGGATGTGGCCGCCGAGCCCGCCCCGCCCGTGCGGCGAAAGCACAAGAAACGAAAGTAGAATGGATCTGCGCATGGGCTGATCCAATAATCGACATTCGCAATGAGTTCAGCGTCAGGCCTGCCTGGAAGGCGGTCCGTCACAGCGAGACGAAGTTCGAGAGGATCTGCAAGCCCACCGCCTGGCTCTTCTCGGGGTGGAACTGCGTGGCGAAGATGTTGTCTTTCCAAACGGCCGAGACGAAGTCGTAGCCGTAGTCGGTGGTGGCGGCTACCACCGCGTCTTCCATCGGCACGACGTGGTAGCTGTGGGCGAAATATGCATAGGCGCCGTCGGCGATGCCGCGGAACAGAGGGCAATTGCCCCGCAGGCGCAACTGGTTCCAGCCCATGTGGGGCACGGCCAGCCGCCGACCGCCCAGTCCGTCCCAGTCGAACCGCACCACTTTGCCCGTCAGCAGGCCCAGGCCCGTGTGCTGGCCGAGTTCGTATGAAACGTTGAAAAGCATCTGCAGCCCCAGGCAAAAGCCCAGGTACGGCACGCCGCCGCGAACGGCCTGGACGATGGGCTCGACCAGCCCCTGTCGGCGGAGCTGTTCGATGGCGTCGCCGAAGGCCGCCACGCCCGGCAGGACGATCTTCGATGCCCCGAGCAATTCTCCCGCCGTGCGCACCAGCCGCGCGTCGCCGCCGGCGCGCTGCAAGGCCTTGTGTACGCTGGCGAGATTGCCCATGCCATAATCTATCACTGCGATCATGCGTATTGTTTTACCACAGCGGGCGCGAAAAAACTACGTTCCCAAGGCCACAGGCCATGATCAAGCAGGCTTGACGTTACTTGTTTTCCTTCGCCGCCAACTGCTTCATGAGCGTCTCTATTTCTGCCCGCAACCGTTCCCGCTCCTTGATCGATTCGGTTCGCTGTCTCTGCAGCTCATCTGTAAGCCTGGCGACATCTTCGTTCATGCGTTCCAGAGCCAGAGCAGAGTGCCGGGCCTGCATTTCCATGACCTTGATTCTCTTGTACTGTTCCTCACACGGAGATTGCAGAGCTTGCTGATTTGGGGCGTTCTCCTTGGGCTGGTTGTTGCAGCCGCACGCGCTAAGGAGAATGGCGCCAGCCATTGCCACTTTCAATGCACTCGACATTTGCAGTTCCTTCCCCGACAGTCTCTTCCCGGAACGGGAAAGACATGTCCATGAATGGCATAAATGGATAAAGGAAAGACATCCCGCTCGCCAGCCGGATATTTCACCGTGGAGATCTCGCAGAGACCGCAGATGCAGAAACTTATCGTTCGCTTCTCTGCGGTCTCCGCGGTCTCCGCGGGGCATGCAATTATTGGATGGCGATCTCGACGCGGCGGTTCTTGGCCTTGTCGTTCTTGCTCTTTTCCGGGCTGACCAGCGGGCGATCGAATCCGATGCCCTGGGTCTCGATGTCGCCGGCCGCAATGCCGTGGCTGACGAGGTACTGCTTTACGGCGTTGGCGCGGGCGGTGGAGAGTTCGTAGTTGTCTTTCCACTTGTTGCGGGACTTGTTGATCGGGTCGCCGTCGGAATGTCCGATGACCTGGATGCGGGCGCCGCGATGCTTGCTCTTGATCGTCGCGACGATCCGGTCGAGTTCGGCGCTCTTGGTCTGGGTGAGGCTGGCTTGTCCGGGTCCGAAAAGCACGTCGCCGGCCACTTCGCCGATGATCTGCCTGCCGCCGCGAGCGGGCCGGACGCGGGCCGGACCGCCGTCAACCGGTTCGCGGTATGTCCGGCCGGTAGTGTTGCCGCCGGCGGCGGTCTGCTGACCGATCATGCCTTCGAGCTCGATCG
The nucleotide sequence above comes from Planctomycetaceae bacterium. Encoded proteins:
- a CDS encoding OmpA family protein, with translation MSARTISLAVVSAFAFLIALGCDPQAKDKQITFLTRDRDELLRQKTELTKEIETARMQYAKAVEAMDAKEVELKAARARAIELEGMIGQQTAAGGNTTGRTYREPVDGGPARVRPARGGRQIIGEVAGDVLFGPGQASLTQTKSAELDRIVATIKSKHRGARIQVIGHSDGDPINKSRNKWKDNYELSTARANAVKQYLVSHGIAAGDIETQGIGFDRPLVSPEKSKNDKAKNRRVEIAIQ
- the hisH gene encoding imidazole glycerol phosphate synthase subunit HisH; amino-acid sequence: MIAVIDYGMGNLASVHKALQRAGGDARLVRTAGELLGASKIVLPGVAAFGDAIEQLRRQGLVEPIVQAVRGGVPYLGFCLGLQMLFNVSYELGQHTGLGLLTGKVVRFDWDGLGGRRLAVPHMGWNQLRLRGNCPLFRGIADGAYAYFAHSYHVVPMEDAVVAATTDYGYDFVSAVWKDNIFATQFHPEKSQAVGLQILSNFVSL